Proteins encoded together in one Verrucomicrobiota bacterium window:
- the atpC gene encoding ATP synthase F1 subunit epsilon has translation MKLTIITPEKTAYSGEADYVVLNTEDGEVGILPGHLPLVTLLVPGDIQVEKGSEKEALAVDKGFAEVSNDEIRVLTEAAINVDEIDLDAVEKAEERARRFIAEAEGKPDLDPMELEEARGSLRFAIAQRLTKGKRLI, from the coding sequence ATGAAACTGACCATCATTACACCGGAAAAGACAGCCTACTCGGGAGAAGCCGATTATGTGGTTCTGAACACGGAAGACGGTGAGGTCGGGATTCTGCCGGGGCACTTGCCGCTGGTCACGCTTTTGGTGCCAGGAGACATTCAGGTGGAAAAAGGGAGCGAGAAAGAGGCTCTGGCGGTCGACAAGGGATTCGCAGAAGTGAGCAACGATGAAATTCGCGTTCTCACGGAGGCGGCAATCAACGTTGACGAGATCGATCTAGATGCCGTTGAGAAAGCAGAAGAACGAGCCCGCCGCTTCATTGCCGAAGCCGAAGGAAAACCAGATCTGGATCCGATGGAGTTAGAAGAGGCGAGGGGAAGCCTTCGCTTTGCGATTGCTCAGCGTTTGACCAAGGGCAAGCGCCTGATCTGA